A stretch of the uncultured Desulfobacter sp. genome encodes the following:
- a CDS encoding Glu/Leu/Phe/Val dehydrogenase, producing the protein MNDIFALGDSLGPAKVIHVYQPNLGLKGVLVVDNVAIGPSIGGLRMATDVGTVECFRLARAMTLKNAMAGLPHGGGKSVLCADPQMDLKKKELLIRAFAHALRNETDYTFGPDMGTNEDCMAWIKDEIGRSLGLPLELGGIPLDKIGATGFGLYHAIEVAIEYCDFDLACARLVVQGFGAVGSHVARFLSQKGVILVGVGDSKATIHDPNGIDVEELIRIKAGGGSVSDYPRGKKLESERLIDLDCDIWVPAARPDILHKGNIHRLKAKLVAQGANIPLTSEAEKYLHAKGVLNLPDFVANAGGVICAAVEYRGGSQATAMEEIRDKISANVRTMLEEAKRKNILPREAALHLAQHRVMKAMTLKRWEIF; encoded by the coding sequence ATGAACGATATCTTTGCATTGGGTGACAGTTTAGGACCGGCCAAGGTTATTCATGTCTATCAGCCGAACCTTGGCCTTAAAGGGGTTCTCGTGGTCGACAATGTCGCCATCGGACCCTCCATTGGAGGCTTGCGCATGGCAACGGATGTAGGTACGGTGGAATGTTTCCGTCTGGCCAGGGCCATGACCTTGAAGAACGCGATGGCGGGGCTTCCCCATGGCGGGGGAAAGTCCGTACTCTGCGCTGACCCGCAAATGGATCTGAAAAAAAAGGAATTGTTGATTCGTGCCTTTGCCCATGCGCTGCGTAATGAGACCGATTATACTTTTGGTCCGGACATGGGTACCAATGAGGACTGCATGGCTTGGATCAAGGATGAAATCGGCCGTTCATTGGGGTTACCCCTTGAATTGGGCGGTATTCCCCTGGACAAGATCGGGGCTACCGGATTCGGTCTTTACCATGCCATTGAAGTCGCGATAGAATACTGTGACTTTGACCTTGCCTGTGCGCGCCTTGTGGTACAGGGCTTTGGAGCGGTGGGCAGCCATGTTGCCCGTTTTCTTTCACAAAAGGGCGTTATTTTGGTTGGGGTGGGTGACTCTAAGGCAACCATCCACGACCCAAATGGTATTGATGTAGAAGAGTTGATCCGAATCAAGGCAGGTGGTGGCTCAGTGTCGGACTATCCACGGGGGAAAAAACTCGAGAGCGAGCGGTTAATTGACCTGGATTGTGACATCTGGGTGCCTGCCGCCCGGCCCGACATCCTGCATAAGGGCAACATCCATCGCCTAAAGGCCAAGCTGGTTGCGCAAGGCGCCAATATACCCTTGACCTCTGAAGCAGAGAAATATCTTCATGCCAAAGGGGTGCTCAACTTGCCCGATTTTGTCGCTAATGCCGGTGGTGTTATCTGTGCTGCGGTGGAATATCGCGGAGGTTCCCAGGCAACAGCCATGGAAGAGATTCGCGATAAAATCAGCGCCAATGTCCGCACAATGCTGGAGGAGGCCAAACGAAAAAATATCCTTCCCAGGGAAGCTGCTCTGCATCTGGCCCAGCACAGGGTAATGAAGGCGATGACGCTTAAGCGTTGGGAGATTTTTTAA
- a CDS encoding PilZ domain-containing protein yields the protein MTIPKVFVNQELKATIACESCGQTYTKDVSKFIEHKAQVRLKYTCKCGHSSSVSLERRQVFRKEVRFKGILIQNKKQHPGLVTDLSRNGIRFETREKAFLKVGNTAEVVFSLDNPTHSEIHRLIRIRKAFSGYKFGCEFVETEHLDDLGKYFLFHF from the coding sequence ATGACGATACCAAAAGTCTTCGTAAACCAAGAACTAAAGGCCACCATTGCTTGTGAATCATGCGGACAGACCTACACCAAGGACGTATCCAAATTCATCGAGCATAAGGCCCAGGTCCGGTTGAAATACACATGCAAGTGCGGACATAGTTCCAGCGTGAGCTTAGAAAGACGGCAGGTCTTTAGAAAGGAAGTCCGCTTTAAAGGAATTCTCATACAAAACAAAAAGCAGCACCCCGGTCTGGTCACGGACCTCTCACGCAACGGCATCCGATTTGAAACCCGGGAAAAGGCCTTTCTCAAAGTGGGCAACACGGCTGAGGTCGTATTTTCCCTGGACAATCCAACCCACTCCGAGATTCATAGACTCATAAGGATTCGAAAGGCCTTTTCCGGCTACAAATTTGGCTGCGAATTTGTGGAAACCGAACATTTGGACGATCTGGGGAAATATTTTTTATTTCATTTCTAG
- a CDS encoding phosphate acyltransferase, translating to MSAELRNKIIEAVGEIGKINISMSAFERDLTVTSEAWLADLSEQIKQGMATSDARLMQSDISAIIEVLLKSPPSPGINTIVGNALSMMLEMERASQEKSPALQRLLGPSLAREAQREEMKFLLLNPGTVSTRIAVYQGVEEIHRFEIHVLPDEEDSIDRRTKAVAAHLDRTGIALDSFDGIACQGGFLRPIPSGTYRVVPEMVGDLVEHPLRSHASNMGIPMGMELARMAGSQKDPLLTTTDPFVCDELDLVDRVTGFVRIKRNGAGAHYLSHKAAWRIVASLMNQTPEHVNAVTAHLGGGTSLAAHRQGRVSMLIDAYSGLPSTSRSGAIDIDRVIKAIKSKDISIRDLEQVIDSRGGLLSLVGTNDFYAMIGFLRQGATPVQRKKIELVQNFMARKIAGGMLKLTADGADVRVMAITGGLAKNPDMMHRVKQNIAGRYPVVTMPGYFEHDALAAGQIRGYFAPESLKDYETERDALSKKRHDEDTLIDTAVFKREIRFKKKGAPLTTLDDIIDAAYLTVEENYAPTIAIVGASNEEAIQAAKRANEEGQFRISKFVLLGDFQEISQMAYEYDLVIDNDNYTIIDTETPVEEAVSLLDQGKVDILMKGRIHTEDILRGVFKYLKASGRLQKGQVMSHTAIVDIPTRNKLLAFSDGALNTYPDEQKRVAILENALKVVHNLNIKVPKVAVISAVENVNRSVDSSIEAENIAARFADRDDCIVEGPLSLDVAMDLSIAEEKHYSGRIRGNADVLILPDIDSGNILWKTLTTQSGAALAGVILCGDMPLILTSRGDSIRSKLASLSLAVKFYFDLKNETKEKSS from the coding sequence GTGAGCGCAGAACTTCGTAATAAAATAATTGAAGCCGTGGGCGAAATTGGAAAAATCAATATTTCCATGTCCGCTTTTGAAAGGGATCTGACAGTAACCAGCGAGGCATGGCTGGCAGATCTTTCAGAACAGATAAAACAAGGCATGGCTACTTCGGATGCCAGACTGATGCAGAGCGATATTTCAGCAATCATCGAAGTCTTGCTTAAATCGCCTCCTTCCCCCGGAATCAATACCATTGTAGGCAATGCCCTGTCCATGATGCTGGAAATGGAACGTGCAAGTCAGGAAAAATCTCCGGCACTACAACGTCTTCTCGGTCCGTCCTTGGCCCGGGAAGCCCAGCGGGAAGAGATGAAATTTCTTCTGCTGAATCCGGGCACTGTCTCCACCCGGATTGCCGTATACCAGGGCGTGGAAGAAATCCATCGTTTTGAAATACATGTTCTTCCTGATGAGGAAGACAGCATAGACCGCAGGACAAAGGCTGTGGCAGCACATCTGGACCGTACCGGCATTGCCCTTGACTCCTTTGACGGCATCGCCTGCCAGGGCGGTTTTCTCAGACCCATCCCATCCGGCACCTACCGGGTGGTCCCTGAAATGGTCGGGGATCTTGTGGAACACCCGTTGCGGTCCCATGCCAGCAACATGGGTATTCCCATGGGTATGGAACTAGCCCGGATGGCCGGCAGTCAAAAGGATCCGCTGTTGACCACCACAGATCCCTTTGTCTGTGACGAACTGGATCTGGTGGACCGGGTTACGGGATTTGTAAGAATCAAACGCAATGGTGCCGGCGCGCATTATTTAAGCCACAAGGCTGCTTGGCGGATCGTGGCCTCTCTCATGAATCAGACACCGGAACATGTGAATGCCGTCACCGCTCATTTAGGCGGGGGTACCTCTCTTGCCGCCCACCGGCAAGGCCGGGTCTCCATGCTCATAGATGCCTATTCCGGCCTGCCGTCAACGAGTAGAAGCGGCGCCATAGACATCGACCGGGTCATTAAAGCCATCAAATCCAAGGATATTTCCATCCGTGACCTTGAACAGGTTATAGACAGCCGGGGCGGGCTTCTCTCACTTGTGGGCACCAATGATTTCTATGCCATGATCGGGTTCCTGCGCCAGGGGGCTACCCCTGTACAGCGCAAAAAAATAGAGCTGGTTCAAAACTTTATGGCAAGAAAAATTGCAGGAGGCATGCTCAAGCTTACCGCAGACGGCGCAGATGTCAGGGTAATGGCCATCACAGGCGGACTTGCCAAAAATCCGGACATGATGCACCGGGTCAAACAAAATATCGCAGGGCGGTACCCCGTGGTGACCATGCCCGGTTACTTTGAGCATGACGCGCTGGCGGCCGGACAGATCCGAGGGTATTTTGCCCCTGAGTCGCTCAAAGACTACGAAACCGAACGGGATGCCCTATCCAAAAAAAGGCATGACGAAGACACATTGATTGACACCGCTGTATTCAAACGTGAAATCAGGTTCAAGAAAAAAGGCGCACCGCTGACCACCCTGGATGATATTATTGATGCGGCATACCTGACGGTCGAAGAAAACTATGCGCCGACCATTGCCATTGTGGGTGCCAGCAACGAAGAGGCAATCCAGGCGGCCAAGCGGGCCAATGAAGAAGGCCAGTTTCGCATCTCCAAGTTTGTGCTTCTTGGCGATTTCCAGGAAATCAGCCAGATGGCCTATGAATACGATCTTGTCATTGACAATGACAACTACACCATCATTGATACGGAAACTCCCGTGGAAGAAGCGGTCAGCCTCTTAGACCAGGGCAAGGTTGATATCCTTATGAAAGGGCGTATCCATACCGAAGATATTCTCAGGGGTGTTTTTAAATACCTGAAAGCCAGTGGCCGACTCCAAAAAGGCCAGGTTATGAGCCACACCGCCATTGTGGATATCCCCACCCGAAACAAACTGCTGGCGTTTTCAGACGGGGCGTTAAACACTTACCCGGACGAACAAAAACGTGTGGCCATCCTTGAGAATGCATTAAAAGTGGTTCACAACCTCAATATCAAGGTCCCCAAAGTTGCAGTAATTTCTGCCGTTGAAAACGTCAACCGCAGCGTGGACAGTTCTATTGAAGCCGAAAATATTGCAGCCCGTTTCGCAGACAGGGACGATTGCATTGTGGAAGGCCCGCTATCCTTGGATGTGGCCATGGATCTCTCCATTGCAGAAGAAAAACATTACTCGGGCCGAATCCGGGGCAATGCGGATGTGCTGATTCTGCCGGACATTGATTCGGGCAATATTTTATGGAAAACCCTGACAACCCAGTCCGGGGCAGCCCTTGCCGGAGTTATTTTATGTGGTGATATGCCTCTGATCCTGACATCACGGGGGGATTCGATACGGTCAAAACTGGCGTCATTGTCCCTTGCAGTCAAATTTTACTTTGATCTTAAAAATGAAACCAAGGAGAAGTCTTCATAA
- a CDS encoding AMP-binding protein has protein sequence MESIDLDQKFPTRLDAFRRLHRHTLDHREQFWAAQAKRLQWQTAFSCVVKEDFSKPQASWFYDGQINATQNALHRIIEQGKGETPALVFYQKSGNVATLTFNELEDKVLTLAAAFKNSDLAPGDCIALNLPSCPEFIISALAAAYLGITYLPMGCHLPPSIVAEDILASKAKLVIMAAGNAYEQKKDHILKTQALLKDQPILISNEPLEGVPTFEAYMAQADRSGLEPATPRGDHPLFKVYENRLAGKPVGSVFPTGGFVVQAHASFDDIFNKTLDQDKPEMIINTMDMSKAPTQAYALWGPLTNGAAIILIDEDIQVNTIEKILNEQPNPALLCRPNLISALREQLGQGQLNTNKRFPVIACCGNALPPRLVKYADGILVNGPERVVNLWVQSKSGTALLNSYPTPELNRPGAIGFGALGVEPLIMSDFGEPCKTNISGNLVFDRSWPAMATATTGTAEHFKKTYFSKFPGCFFTYDGVRSDKDGFFWFMGRLDDSIKVKGQSMGASLIEGVLTSHSLVDEAAIISGQDSSGEEIVAFVVPSKAIQDEQTCIDQIKKYIADKIGHFAVPEKIIITDQLPRTPTGKLFRSVLRRIASGEETLE, from the coding sequence ATGGAAAGCATTGACCTTGACCAAAAGTTCCCCACACGTCTTGACGCGTTCCGGCGTCTGCACAGACACACGCTTGACCATCGTGAGCAATTCTGGGCTGCCCAGGCAAAACGGCTGCAGTGGCAGACTGCTTTTTCCTGTGTGGTCAAGGAAGATTTTTCCAAGCCCCAAGCATCCTGGTTTTATGACGGACAGATCAACGCTACCCAAAACGCACTTCATAGAATCATTGAGCAAGGCAAAGGAGAAACACCGGCTCTGGTCTTTTATCAAAAATCGGGCAACGTTGCCACGCTGACGTTCAATGAACTTGAAGACAAAGTGCTCACACTTGCCGCAGCGTTTAAAAACAGTGATCTTGCTCCCGGGGACTGCATCGCCTTAAACCTGCCAAGCTGTCCCGAATTTATTATCAGCGCCCTGGCAGCCGCCTACCTTGGCATCACTTACCTGCCCATGGGCTGCCATCTGCCCCCGTCCATTGTGGCAGAGGATATCCTTGCGTCAAAAGCAAAACTTGTCATCATGGCAGCCGGCAATGCCTACGAACAAAAAAAGGACCATATTCTGAAAACCCAAGCCCTGCTCAAAGATCAGCCCATTCTCATCTCAAATGAGCCCCTTGAAGGCGTGCCAACCTTTGAAGCATATATGGCCCAGGCAGATCGTTCCGGACTGGAACCGGCCACCCCCCGGGGAGATCATCCCCTGTTTAAGGTATATGAAAACCGCCTGGCCGGCAAACCTGTGGGATCGGTTTTCCCCACCGGTGGATTTGTGGTCCAGGCCCACGCCTCCTTTGATGATATTTTCAATAAAACCCTTGACCAAGACAAACCCGAGATGATCATCAACACGATGGATATGAGCAAGGCACCGACCCAGGCATACGCACTGTGGGGGCCTTTAACCAATGGCGCAGCCATTATCCTCATAGATGAAGATATCCAGGTAAATACCATTGAAAAAATTCTCAATGAACAGCCAAATCCTGCGCTGCTGTGCCGACCGAATTTGATTTCAGCACTCAGGGAACAACTGGGGCAGGGCCAACTGAACACAAACAAACGGTTTCCCGTAATTGCCTGCTGTGGCAACGCCCTTCCCCCCCGGCTGGTTAAATATGCAGACGGTATACTGGTAAACGGTCCGGAACGGGTGGTAAACCTGTGGGTGCAAAGTAAAAGCGGTACGGCACTGCTCAATTCATATCCGACCCCGGAACTGAACCGTCCCGGCGCCATCGGGTTTGGCGCTTTAGGGGTAGAGCCTCTGATCATGAGCGATTTTGGAGAACCCTGTAAAACCAACATCAGCGGCAATCTGGTCTTTGACCGGTCATGGCCCGCCATGGCAACAGCCACCACGGGCACAGCCGAACATTTCAAAAAGACCTATTTTTCAAAATTCCCAGGTTGTTTCTTTACCTACGACGGGGTCAGGTCGGACAAAGACGGTTTTTTCTGGTTCATGGGACGGCTTGATGACAGCATTAAGGTCAAAGGACAAAGTATGGGCGCATCCTTAATTGAAGGCGTGCTGACCTCCCACTCCCTGGTTGATGAAGCTGCGATTATCAGCGGCCAGGACAGCTCCGGAGAGGAGATTGTGGCCTTTGTTGTGCCCAGTAAGGCGATCCAGGATGAACAAACATGTATTGACCAGATAAAAAAATATATCGCCGATAAAATTGGCCATTTTGCCGTACCGGAAAAGATCATCATTACAGATCAGCTGCCAAGGACCCCCACAGGAAAACTGTTCAGATCTGTTTTGCGCCGTATTGCCTCCGGGGAGGAGACCCTGGAATAG